The genomic DNA GCCCCTGGCGTGCCCGCGGACAGGCGTCCGCCGGGTGTCCACGCCCTGTCCGCGGTCGTCCGGCGCGGACACTTGACCGTGCCGGCATCTTGACTGATGATCAACTGGGCGGCCAGGGTGCCGCTTCCACCCGATCAAACCACAGGAGACCACGCATGAAACGATTCCTCGCCGCCGCCTTGCTGGCCGCGGTCAGCACCGCCCCGGCCGTTGCCGCCGAAGCCGCCAAGGCGCCCGACGCGGCCCTGAAGGCCGCCATCGCCAGCAGCTCCCGTACGCCGGACAACGTCAAGCGCGACGTCTACCGCCACCCCTACGAGACGCTGACGTTCTTCGGCATCCGGCCGGACATGACGGTGGTGGAACTGGCGCCGGGCGGCGGCTGGTACACGGAGATCCTGGCGCCCTACCTGCGCGACAAGGGCAAGCTGATCGCCGCCGGTGCCACGCCGGAGTCGAAGAGCCCCAATACCGCCAAGGCGGGCGAGCGCTTCAAGCAGCGCCTGGACGCCAACCCCACGGCCTACGGCAAGGTGCAGCTGGGCGCGTTCGAGCCCGGTGCCGGCGTGTTCAATTACGCCGCGCCGGGCAGCGCGGACATGGTGCTGACGTTCCGTAACCTGCACAACTGGATGGAAGGCGGCGACGAGAAGCTGAAGGCGCTGCTGGCCAGCGTGCACACGGCGCTCAAACCCGGCGGCGTGTTCGGCGTCGTCGAGCACCGCCTGCCGGCGTCGCAGAAGCAGGACGCGACCGCCTCGTCCGGCTACATGCACGAGGCCTACGTGATCAAACTGATCGAAGGGGCCGGCTTCAAGCTGGCCGAGAAATCCGAGATCAACGCCAATCCGAAGGACACGGCCGACCATAAGAACGGCGTGTGGGCCCTGCCGCCGACGTATGCGAACAAGGACGAAGACCGCGCCAAGTACGCCGCGATCGGCGAGAGCGACCGGATGACGTTGAAATTCGTCAAGCGCTAAGCGCCGGCATTTCCTTGCCCAAGGCCGCCGTGTGCGGCCTTTTTATTTGGCGCCGTGCCCTGTCCAGGCATGGCGCTTTTTATTTGACTGCACGATTAGCCGCCACATCTCGATATTATCCCGCCACATATTCGTCAACCCTCCCGATGGCGGGTAATCGATATCACCGACAGTAAGCGACCTATTATTACCGGCCGACGTGTCAAAATCCCGTAATAATTCATCAGTAGAATTCGCATCCTGTCGAGTTTCGATGAACATAACCCCGTGCATTAAAGATGCGGGAACGGTGAATATACGAACATTATCAGTCGGGGAAATACGCGGTCGTGACGAATCATTCCATTCCGGGCAAAGCCGAACTGTCGCTATTATTCCGTGCGCAGATCCTGGAAGCCCAAGGCAGCCAGGGGCTGGGCACGATCCAGGTGCAGCAGTCGATCCGTGGGCGGCTGGTGGCGGCCGTCAGCCTGGCGCTGGGGATCGGCGTGGTGCTCTTCATCTGCCTGGCCCAGGTCACGCGCAAGAGCAACGTCGGGGGTATCGTCGTGCCGACCCATGGCAGCCTGTCCGTGACCGCCCAGCAGGCGGGTACGTTGCTGCGCTCGTTTGTCAGGGAAGGCAGCCAGGTCGAGGCGGGCGCCCGGCTGTTCGAGCTGTCGACCGAGCGCCAGACCGCCAGCGGCGACGTCAGCGCACTGGTCGAACAGCAGTTAAAGCTGCGCAGCAAAGCCATCGCGGCGGACCGGCGGGCAAAAATCGCGCAGGTCGCCGAAAAACGCAGTAGCCTGAAAGCACGGCTCGATAATAATATCGCCGAGCGCAATCATATTGACGAAGAAATTGAATTGGCGAGTAACCGCCTGGCCCTGGCGGAAAAAAGCGTCGGTAAATATGCGGCCTTGCAAAAAAGCGGTTTCGTTTCGGACGCGCAAACCCAGCAGAAAGAAGAAGACCGGCTCGACCTGAAAGCGCGCTTATCCACGCTGCAGCGTTCCCGCATCCAGCTGCAGGCCAACAAGCTGGCGGTGGAATCGGACCTGCAAACCCTGGAAACGGCGCTGGCCGCGGAACTGGCGGCGCTGGACAAGGAGGACGCCGCGCTCGGCCAGGAGTTGCTGGAAACCCAGGCGCGCAAGTCGATCTTCATCACGGCGCCGCAAGCCGGCACCGTGACGACCGTGACATATGAACCAGGCCAGTCGCTCAACGCGGGCCAGCCGCTGGCGACCATCGTGGCACGCAAGGAGCGGGCCGACGCGCCGGCGGCGGTGGAAGTGCACCTGTATGCGCCCAGCCGCACGGCCGGTTTCGTGGCGCCCGGCCAGCAGGTGATGCTGCGTTTCGACGCCTTCCCCTACCAGAAGTTCGGACTGCAGCATGGCGTCGTCGCCAGCGTCAGCCGCACGCCATTCGCGCCGGCCGAACTGCCGGCCAACCTGGCCAGCACGATCCTCAGCAACGAGCAGAGGATGGGCGGCGGCAGCAACGAAGCGCTGTACCGCATCAAGGTGCGGCTCGAGCGGCAATCCATCGACGCCTACGGCCACGGCCAGCCCATCGTACCGGGTATGACCGTCAGCGGCGACATCGTGCAGGAACGCCGCAGTATCTGGGAATGGATCATCGATCCGATCGTCGCCGCGACCGCACGGCAGTAACGCTGTTCCTCTCTTCACGCATCCATGAAAACCGTACTGCAAAGCGAACAAAACGAATGCGGCCTCGCCTGCCTGGCGATGATCGCCTCGCATTTTGGCAACCATACCGACCTGGCGGCGCTGCGCACGCGCTTCTCCATCAGCCTGAAGGGCGCGACGCTGGCCCAGCTGATGCGGCACGCCGGGGCGATGGGACTGTCGTCGCGCCCATTGCGCCTCGAAGTGGAGGAGATCGGCCAACTGCGCCTGCCCTGCATCCTGCACTGGGACCTGAATCATTTCGTGGTGCTGAAAAAAGCCGGCAAAACCTGGCGCGGCCGGCAGCGCTTCGTCATCGTCGATCCCGCCGTGGGCGAGCGCACCGTCGGCATCGAGGAAGTCCAGCAGCACTTTACCGGTGTCGCCCTGGAGCTGATCGATACGCCCGCGTTCGAGAAGAGCAAGGGCGCACCAGCCCTGACGGTGCGCCAATTGGCCGGGCGCGTGCGCGGCCTGGGCGAAGCGGTCTCGATCGTGGTCGTGCTGGCGCTGGTGCTGGAGATCTTCACCATCGTCTCGCCCCTGTTCAATCAGTTCGTCATCGACGAGGTGATCGTCAGCGGCGACACCGATTTATTGCTGGTGCTGGTGATCGGCTTCGCCTTCGTGCTGGTCAGCCAGACGCTGATCGGGCTGGCGCGCAGCTGGCTGCTGATGAAATGGAACGTCAATATCGGCCTGCAATGGACGACGCGTGTGTTCAGCCACCTGCTGCGGCTGCCCGCGAGCTATTTCGAGAAGCGCCACCTGGGTGACCTGATCAGCCGCTTCGGCAGCATTGGCGCCATCCAGGGCACGCTCAACAGCCTGTTCGTCACCAGCATGCTCGATGGCCTGATGGCGGTGCTGGCGCTGGTAATGATGGCGTATTACAGCTGGAAGCTGAGCGCCATCGTCGCCGCCGCCGCCCTGCTGTATTCGCTGGTGCGCTGGATTGCGTACTACCCGGGCCGCGAGGCCGCGCGTGAACGCCTGCTGCTGAGCGCCAAGGAAAACACCCACTTCATCGAAACGCTGCGCGCCATCGTACCGCTGAAACTGTATGGCCGCGAAACGGAACGGCTGGCGCGCTGGGTCAATTTGAAGCAGGACGTCATCAACCGCGACATCCGCACGCAGAAGATCGGCATCTGCTTCCAGACCCTGAACACGGCCATCGGCGGCGCCCAGACCCTGCTGCTGTTCTATTTCGGCGCGCATTTCGTCATCGACAACGCGATGACGGTCGGCATGCTGATGGCCTTCAACAGCTATGCCGGCACGTTCAGCACGCGCGTCTTCAGCCTGATCGACCTGGTGGTCAACCTGCGCATGCTGAGCATGCACACGGAGCGCCTGGCCGATATCGTCACGGAGGCACCCGAGGCCCAGGCCGACGTCGAAACCGACCTGACGCGTTTTGCCGGTGCCATCGAACTGCGTGGCGTCAAGTTCCGCTACGCCGAAGGCGAGCCGTGGATCCTGGACGACGTCAACCTGGTCATCCGGCCCGGTGAAAGCGTGGCGTTCGTCGGCCCCAGCGGCGGCGGCAAGACCACGTTGTGCAAGCTGCTGCTCGGTCTGCTGAGCCCGACCGAAGGCGAGGTGCTGATCGACGGGGTGCCGATCGCGCGCATCGGCCTGGCCGCCTATCGCCGCCTGATCGGTGCGGTGATGCAGGAGGATGCGCTGCTGCGCGGTTCGATCTTTGACAACATCACGTTCTTCGATACCAGCCTCGATGCCGCCCACGTGACGCACTGCGCGCAACTGGCCGCGATCCACGACGAGATCAACCGCATGCCGATGGGCTACCAGACGCTGATCGGCGACTTGGGCTCGGGCCTGTCCGGCGGCCAGCGCCAGCGCGTGCTGCTGGCCCGGGCGCTGTACAAGCAGCCGCGCATCCTCGTGCTGGACGAGGCGACCAGTCATCTCGATATCGGCAACGAAGCGAAGGTGAACGCGGCATTGGCCGGGATGAACCTCACCCGCATCATGGTCGCACACCGGCCGGAGACGATCCGCAGCGCCAGCCGCATCGTCGAAGTCAGTCAGAAGAAGGTTTCCGACCTGCTGTCCGAAGACGCCGCCACGTGCGCCGTGGCGGCATGAGGCGCGGGGAACAAGAATGCGGGCAGAGCTTACCGCTGTAATTAGCTCATTCATTTATAAGGGAATGTTATGCGTTTGATCTCTGATGTCGAGACCAAGATGGTCAGCGGTGGCGGTTACCTGGCCTCCGATTCGTTCGACGGCGGTGGCGGTGGCAGCGGCATGTGCTGGGGCAGCGATTTCCAGGACTCCTGCGGCTTACCGACCGTGTATGTCTATGGCGGCATCGAAAATCCTAACTGGGTGAACGTCGGCTCCGCGCTGGGCGCACTGGGCGGCGCGCTGATGGCGGCAGCCACCCTGCCGGTGACGGCCGGCGTGGCCATCGGTGCGGCGGTCGTGATCGTCGGCGCACTGATCGTGGCGCACCAGCCTTAAGCCACGGAGCAGCGTGCGCTGGGCCCGGCGCACGCGTTTTTACCGAAAGACCCCATGAACAATATCGTCGTCCCGATCTGGGCTGCCGCCTACGTCATCGTCCTGCAGCAGGCCTTCATGGCCAGCAGGAGCGAAATCTGGATCTTCGTCCTGATGCTCGTGTTCGTGCTGCCCGTCATGCTGCTGAACTACCTGAAGGGTTCGGCCGCGTCGCGCCCACTGCGCGCGGCACTGGTCGTCATGCAGCTCGCCTTCGCGCTGATGATGTACTTCCGCCACGCGATGGCCGCCACGTCCTACCTGGCGCTGGTCGCGCTCTACCTGGCCGTATCGGCCGTCATCACGGTGCTGTTGCGCCGCAAGTTCCCGGAAGATATCTACAAGTTCTGAACGATGCAGCCCTTCGACTCCAGGCTTCCGGCCGCGCTGACGGACGCC from Pseudoduganella armeniaca includes the following:
- a CDS encoding peptidase domain-containing ABC transporter, with the protein product MKTVLQSEQNECGLACLAMIASHFGNHTDLAALRTRFSISLKGATLAQLMRHAGAMGLSSRPLRLEVEEIGQLRLPCILHWDLNHFVVLKKAGKTWRGRQRFVIVDPAVGERTVGIEEVQQHFTGVALELIDTPAFEKSKGAPALTVRQLAGRVRGLGEAVSIVVVLALVLEIFTIVSPLFNQFVIDEVIVSGDTDLLLVLVIGFAFVLVSQTLIGLARSWLLMKWNVNIGLQWTTRVFSHLLRLPASYFEKRHLGDLISRFGSIGAIQGTLNSLFVTSMLDGLMAVLALVMMAYYSWKLSAIVAAAALLYSLVRWIAYYPGREAARERLLLSAKENTHFIETLRAIVPLKLYGRETERLARWVNLKQDVINRDIRTQKIGICFQTLNTAIGGAQTLLLFYFGAHFVIDNAMTVGMLMAFNSYAGTFSTRVFSLIDLVVNLRMLSMHTERLADIVTEAPEAQADVETDLTRFAGAIELRGVKFRYAEGEPWILDDVNLVIRPGESVAFVGPSGGGKTTLCKLLLGLLSPTEGEVLIDGVPIARIGLAAYRRLIGAVMQEDALLRGSIFDNITFFDTSLDAAHVTHCAQLAAIHDEINRMPMGYQTLIGDLGSGLSGGQRQRVLLARALYKQPRILVLDEATSHLDIGNEAKVNAALAGMNLTRIMVAHRPETIRSASRIVEVSQKKVSDLLSEDAATCAVAA
- a CDS encoding class I SAM-dependent methyltransferase; amino-acid sequence: MKRFLAAALLAAVSTAPAVAAEAAKAPDAALKAAIASSSRTPDNVKRDVYRHPYETLTFFGIRPDMTVVELAPGGGWYTEILAPYLRDKGKLIAAGATPESKSPNTAKAGERFKQRLDANPTAYGKVQLGAFEPGAGVFNYAAPGSADMVLTFRNLHNWMEGGDEKLKALLASVHTALKPGGVFGVVEHRLPASQKQDATASSGYMHEAYVIKLIEGAGFKLAEKSEINANPKDTADHKNGVWALPPTYANKDEDRAKYAAIGESDRMTLKFVKR
- a CDS encoding HlyD family secretion protein; translation: MTNHSIPGKAELSLLFRAQILEAQGSQGLGTIQVQQSIRGRLVAAVSLALGIGVVLFICLAQVTRKSNVGGIVVPTHGSLSVTAQQAGTLLRSFVREGSQVEAGARLFELSTERQTASGDVSALVEQQLKLRSKAIAADRRAKIAQVAEKRSSLKARLDNNIAERNHIDEEIELASNRLALAEKSVGKYAALQKSGFVSDAQTQQKEEDRLDLKARLSTLQRSRIQLQANKLAVESDLQTLETALAAELAALDKEDAALGQELLETQARKSIFITAPQAGTVTTVTYEPGQSLNAGQPLATIVARKERADAPAAVEVHLYAPSRTAGFVAPGQQVMLRFDAFPYQKFGLQHGVVASVSRTPFAPAELPANLASTILSNEQRMGGGSNEALYRIKVRLERQSIDAYGHGQPIVPGMTVSGDIVQERRSIWEWIIDPIVAATARQ